One segment of Amycolatopsis alba DSM 44262 DNA contains the following:
- a CDS encoding M4 family metallopeptidase has protein sequence MRNDNTSSRAGYAWLSRFGLGAARAVIGTLAGLGATWLGLLIAATGSGFDASAADQLRRGAGGVFTAFGAGLGAPVDWRFTGTGWTGRIWPVELLGQASPLLWVLLGPAAALLVTAFLARWRGSGLVGVLGIGLGYVLTVGGGLLIVEITRTEASPALLALSTPWLVAAGFAGAWVLVIASLGKLCAVAVTRIPQAGPRHRFAVLAMVIALVASTTVAAGGRPAMGGYPSATAATIDRLRQESGSDFLLAMDTQLDVPSLIGVNSPLRNGTGGWLNDHAALFGLPDPARQLQRIQEDTDRLGQKHIRYQQTVDGVPVHNAVVLMHLNAGGESVRAISSSARPDLTPVSTTPDVGADKALAVARKALPKGKLIAPIQLFVRGERPAKDRKTDTRLVWRVWLSDPSSNTSNDYYVDAHNGHLRWSDNKFETGRDIKVLDDQHQGTDSEEAPNPETVWAGGHHVGPNDVLDADKAYDWTGATYTYYRDKFGRDGIDGKGMTILSHVRHAVDWVNAGWGGDAMYFGDNMVTPDVTGHELTHGVIQHTANLDYLGSPGALNESYADIFGKMVQRHATGKVVTTDWTIGAGSAAGVIRNMADPNNGNDGNDETKFWQPDHMDEYVYTCMDNGGVHYNSGIANRAYVIMAQAIGEDRAEQIAFRALTTYLVPTSAFFSAAQATVLAARDLYGQNTPETLAAQQSWQQVGVLGREHEYVFLLCICFIPIIISDTDMDQFPDIDVPADDILAGAGHVRDLMQRNASPALTHYGRVIMDTGKDIMDIFNKDRALRDQFIRTMTTLSPALVSVLTDEGDTVVVTKQMVDQSNALFDAMVAYGTKNERPDVVKTVTEERADVTPALVGKTANQAMDELDKHTR, from the coding sequence ATGCGTAACGACAACACGTCATCACGCGCCGGGTACGCGTGGCTGTCGAGATTCGGGCTGGGGGCCGCGAGAGCCGTCATCGGGACGCTCGCCGGTCTCGGGGCGACCTGGCTCGGCTTGCTGATCGCGGCCACCGGCTCCGGGTTCGACGCCTCGGCGGCCGACCAGCTTCGCCGCGGTGCCGGGGGAGTGTTCACCGCCTTCGGCGCGGGGCTCGGTGCTCCGGTCGACTGGCGGTTCACGGGCACCGGCTGGACGGGGCGGATCTGGCCGGTCGAACTGCTGGGCCAGGCCTCGCCGTTGCTGTGGGTCCTGCTCGGCCCCGCGGCGGCCCTGCTGGTCACGGCGTTCCTCGCCCGGTGGCGCGGATCCGGTCTCGTCGGAGTGCTCGGCATCGGCCTCGGATACGTCCTCACGGTCGGCGGCGGTCTGCTGATCGTCGAGATCACGAGGACCGAGGCGAGCCCGGCGTTGCTGGCCCTGAGCACGCCGTGGCTGGTGGCGGCGGGTTTCGCCGGAGCGTGGGTACTGGTGATCGCGTCGCTGGGCAAGCTCTGCGCGGTCGCGGTCACCCGGATCCCGCAGGCGGGGCCGAGGCACAGGTTCGCCGTGCTCGCGATGGTGATCGCGCTCGTGGCGAGCACGACGGTGGCGGCGGGAGGCAGACCGGCGATGGGCGGCTACCCGTCCGCGACCGCGGCCACCATCGACCGGCTGCGCCAGGAATCGGGCAGCGACTTCCTGCTGGCCATGGACACCCAGCTCGACGTGCCGTCCCTGATCGGGGTCAACAGTCCCTTGAGGAACGGAACCGGCGGCTGGCTGAACGATCACGCCGCCCTGTTCGGCCTGCCCGACCCGGCCCGGCAGCTCCAGCGGATCCAGGAGGACACCGACCGGCTGGGTCAGAAGCACATCCGTTACCAGCAGACGGTCGACGGCGTCCCGGTGCACAACGCCGTGGTCCTCATGCATCTGAACGCGGGCGGCGAAAGCGTGCGGGCGATCAGCAGCAGTGCCCGGCCCGATCTCACCCCGGTGTCCACCACCCCGGACGTCGGCGCGGACAAGGCGCTCGCGGTCGCCCGCAAGGCCTTGCCCAAGGGCAAGCTGATCGCGCCGATCCAGCTGTTCGTCCGGGGTGAGCGTCCGGCGAAGGACAGGAAGACCGACACCAGGCTGGTCTGGCGGGTGTGGCTGTCCGACCCGTCGAGCAACACCTCGAACGACTACTACGTCGACGCGCACAACGGTCACCTGCGGTGGTCGGACAACAAGTTCGAGACCGGCCGCGACATCAAGGTCCTCGACGACCAGCACCAGGGGACCGACAGCGAGGAGGCGCCGAACCCGGAGACGGTGTGGGCGGGCGGCCACCACGTCGGCCCGAACGACGTGCTCGACGCGGACAAGGCCTACGACTGGACCGGCGCCACCTACACCTACTACCGGGACAAGTTCGGCCGCGACGGGATCGACGGCAAGGGCATGACCATCCTCTCGCACGTCCGTCACGCGGTCGACTGGGTCAACGCGGGCTGGGGCGGGGACGCGATGTACTTCGGCGACAACATGGTGACCCCGGACGTGACGGGGCACGAACTCACGCACGGCGTCATCCAGCACACCGCCAATCTCGACTACCTCGGATCACCCGGCGCGCTCAACGAAAGCTACGCCGACATCTTCGGCAAAATGGTGCAGCGGCACGCGACCGGGAAAGTCGTCACCACCGACTGGACGATCGGAGCCGGAAGCGCTGCGGGCGTCATCCGGAACATGGCCGATCCGAACAACGGCAACGACGGGAACGACGAAACCAAGTTCTGGCAACCGGATCACATGGACGAGTACGTGTACACCTGTATGGACAACGGTGGTGTGCACTACAACAGCGGGATCGCCAACCGCGCCTACGTCATCATGGCGCAGGCCATCGGCGAGGACCGGGCCGAGCAGATCGCCTTCCGCGCGCTGACCACCTACCTCGTCCCCACGTCGGCGTTCTTCAGCGCCGCGCAGGCCACCGTGCTGGCGGCACGGGATCTGTACGGGCAGAACACACCGGAAACCCTGGCGGCACAACAATCCTGGCAACAGGTCGGCGTGCTCGGCCGTGAACACGAGTACGTGTTCCTGCTGTGCATCTGCTTCATCCCGATCATCATCAGCGACACCGACATGGACCAGTTCCCCGACATCGACGTCCCCGCCGACGACATCCTCGCGGGGGCCGGGCACGTCCGCGACCTGATGCAGCGCAACGCCAGTCCCGCGCTGACGCACTACGGGCGGGTGATCATGGACACCGGGAAAGACATCATGGACATCTTCAACAAAGACAGGGCACTGCGCGATCAATTCATCAGGACGATGACCACCCTGTCACCAGCACTCGTCTCCGTGCTGACCGACGAAGGCGACACGGTCGTCGTCACCAAGCAGATGGTCGACCAGAGCAACGCGCTCTTCGACGCCATGGTCGCCTACGGCACCAAGAACGAACGGCCCGACGTCGTGAAGACCGTCACCGAGGAACGCGCCGACGTCACACCTGCCCTGGTCGGCAAGACCGCGAACCAGGCGATGGACGAACTGGACAAGCACACGCGATAG
- a CDS encoding GDSL-type esterase/lipase family protein: MVLALSLIAGLLPALVSAAAPAVAAVTDLRVATWNMRGSVSGVNKWGSIIPGMMRAHGLRVMALQEHSDNWDKSLENTGAKVTDVEGNGAADDGTGDLTTSADPKDQYADSPRGCMDAFASDKYKTSEFGKTRYAHLKIEFPAPHNDTFHVYLLKTKSSERTLAMISDQPASACRIQPALVEPRKLDEDAKKYPELKTRGDWRLMFAAKPLFGLKFGDTWVYNLHAESKGDKENDVDKLVAPVSTRLGERYAVVGDYNREMETLVLGDLDENGNRLEPDLPLDPGEAAVGSTKNTFKVGREQRSKYDYMIANGFPATTPHMPSPERDRQEYTGFRQSYITSTDSDHYPVVFRKETDKALRKAGEDKCLPAPASNLRVAADDYSCSLRSPAIVSMGDSYISGEAGRWAGNANTPEKDSVWGTDRGMGAYVDNTGYQSGNKCDRSDVAEIKGADVAGVPPERRINLACSGALTQHVLAETFKGEIPQVQQLEKVAADNDVKLITVSVGGNDLGFSDIVTTCATNYLNPATSARCNKTQQEKLDSGLRATQPKIHATLQKIIDTMADLGYPRDSYRLVLQSYPAPMPVGSRFREKEENYQRYTRDGCPFYNDDATWAHDKVIPAIGGMLRGAASSVGADFLDLRDAFDGHELCADRASQATAANSAANPQPAEKAEWVRWVPGIDKPWLPQPNFQGAAQEAIHPNAFGQRALSACLTQFARTPKGSSLKCVGTPGKGPDSVRLGSITDPGPTPGRPIDAALTLDHNDVYVFHGPAYAKVEGSTHIDGGVKGIYETWPALRGTRFANRIDGGFVIPGENRQAYLFSGDQYLVLGLGGDRGSDWLREGPAPIAERWPSLRGTGFDTGVDAAFADGQSLDTAYLIKGDKVVDVRFGGFPLQTVAGTVRGTGEMWHTLKQADPAGTTFRKKVDAAFGIGIPGGCRRPVPNQWACSSGWSEFVLISDGKLARFGKHGYQAQPGSETLESGPSSVCETWQVLCGTIFAPNTPARGEDGKTPGQLADAPVKDGQSGKLKSATGLLAAPGSSAGAPVTGAGATTLAGDDKSWAFHDAGNGNWLIETQATNSGNPDGKDLMLDSSASHQANLVDYVPGGGYQGWMFRPAGAGWYNLMDNTDGTCLTAGNAGAGLVAAECDGRAAQRWQPAELSAVLPPTKQPTEALVSSDGFAVDLDFGDRTPGTKIQARQPKPWWPQPQQWLMREQGTGSWVIETGYGGSKVLGRGPGDQAQLVAYSEGAAGQRWSLADAGGGWLSLSNGAGGCLTSAAVGEALRISACTGSAQQKWRRVPDAAQVR, encoded by the coding sequence GTGGTTCTCGCTCTGTCCCTGATCGCGGGCCTGCTCCCCGCTCTGGTGTCCGCGGCGGCACCGGCGGTTGCCGCGGTGACCGATCTCCGGGTGGCCACCTGGAACATGCGCGGCAGTGTCAGCGGCGTCAACAAGTGGGGAAGCATCATTCCGGGAATGATGCGCGCGCACGGACTGCGCGTGATGGCACTGCAGGAACACTCGGACAACTGGGATAAATCGCTGGAGAACACCGGCGCGAAAGTCACTGACGTCGAAGGCAACGGTGCTGCCGACGACGGTACCGGTGACTTGACCACCTCGGCCGATCCCAAGGATCAGTACGCCGACTCGCCTCGCGGGTGCATGGACGCCTTCGCCTCCGACAAGTACAAGACCAGCGAGTTCGGCAAGACCCGGTACGCGCACCTCAAGATCGAGTTCCCGGCGCCGCACAACGACACATTCCACGTGTACCTGCTGAAGACCAAAAGCAGCGAGCGGACGCTGGCGATGATCTCCGATCAGCCTGCCAGCGCGTGCCGGATCCAGCCCGCCTTGGTCGAGCCGAGGAAACTGGACGAGGACGCCAAGAAGTACCCAGAGCTCAAGACCCGTGGCGATTGGCGGCTGATGTTCGCCGCCAAGCCCCTGTTCGGCTTGAAGTTCGGGGACACCTGGGTCTACAACCTGCACGCGGAGTCCAAGGGCGACAAAGAGAACGACGTGGACAAGCTGGTCGCCCCGGTCTCCACGCGGCTCGGTGAGCGCTACGCCGTCGTCGGGGACTACAACCGGGAAATGGAAACCCTCGTCCTCGGGGATCTCGACGAGAACGGGAATCGCCTCGAACCGGATCTCCCGTTGGACCCCGGTGAGGCCGCGGTCGGCTCGACGAAGAACACCTTCAAGGTGGGCAGGGAACAACGCAGCAAGTACGACTACATGATCGCCAACGGGTTCCCCGCCACCACTCCGCACATGCCTTCCCCCGAGCGGGACAGGCAGGAGTACACCGGATTCCGCCAGAGCTACATCACCTCGACGGACTCGGATCACTACCCGGTCGTGTTCCGCAAGGAGACCGACAAGGCCCTCCGCAAAGCCGGAGAGGACAAGTGTCTCCCGGCGCCCGCCTCGAACCTCCGGGTGGCGGCCGACGACTACTCGTGCTCGCTGAGGTCCCCGGCGATCGTGTCCATGGGCGACTCGTACATCTCCGGTGAGGCAGGACGCTGGGCGGGCAACGCGAACACCCCGGAGAAGGACTCGGTCTGGGGGACCGACCGGGGGATGGGCGCCTATGTGGACAACACCGGCTACCAGAGCGGCAACAAATGCGACCGGTCCGATGTCGCCGAGATCAAGGGCGCCGACGTCGCCGGGGTGCCACCGGAACGACGGATCAACCTCGCGTGCTCCGGGGCGCTGACGCAGCATGTGCTCGCGGAGACGTTCAAGGGTGAGATCCCGCAGGTCCAGCAGCTGGAGAAGGTGGCGGCGGACAACGACGTCAAGCTGATCACGGTGTCGGTCGGCGGCAACGATCTCGGCTTCTCCGACATCGTGACGACCTGCGCGACCAACTATCTCAACCCGGCCACCTCCGCGAGGTGCAACAAGACCCAGCAGGAAAAGCTGGACTCGGGCCTGCGGGCAACCCAGCCGAAGATCCACGCCACCCTGCAGAAGATCATCGACACCATGGCGGACCTCGGCTACCCGCGCGATTCCTACCGGCTGGTGTTGCAGTCCTATCCGGCGCCGATGCCGGTGGGCTCCCGGTTCCGGGAGAAAGAGGAGAACTATCAGCGCTACACCAGGGACGGCTGCCCGTTCTACAACGACGACGCGACCTGGGCGCACGACAAGGTGATCCCCGCCATCGGCGGGATGCTCCGCGGCGCGGCTTCCTCGGTCGGCGCGGACTTCCTGGATCTGCGGGACGCGTTCGACGGCCACGAACTGTGCGCGGACAGGGCGAGCCAGGCGACAGCCGCGAACAGCGCCGCGAATCCGCAGCCCGCGGAGAAGGCGGAATGGGTGCGCTGGGTACCCGGCATCGACAAGCCGTGGCTGCCGCAACCGAACTTCCAGGGCGCGGCGCAGGAGGCCATCCACCCGAACGCGTTCGGACAGCGCGCGCTCAGCGCCTGCCTCACCCAGTTCGCCCGCACACCCAAGGGCAGTTCCCTGAAGTGTGTCGGCACACCGGGTAAGGGACCGGACAGTGTGCGCCTCGGCTCGATCACCGATCCCGGCCCGACACCGGGACGGCCGATCGACGCCGCGCTCACGCTGGACCACAACGACGTGTACGTGTTCCACGGTCCCGCGTACGCGAAGGTCGAGGGCAGCACCCACATCGACGGCGGTGTCAAGGGCATCTACGAAACCTGGCCCGCTCTCCGGGGAACCAGGTTCGCGAACAGGATCGACGGCGGCTTCGTCATCCCCGGCGAGAACCGGCAGGCGTACCTGTTCAGCGGTGACCAGTACCTCGTTCTCGGCCTGGGCGGGGACCGCGGCTCCGACTGGTTGCGGGAGGGCCCGGCGCCCATCGCGGAACGCTGGCCTTCGTTGCGTGGTACCGGCTTCGACACCGGGGTCGATGCCGCGTTCGCCGATGGCCAGTCGCTGGACACCGCCTACCTGATCAAGGGTGACAAGGTGGTGGACGTCCGGTTCGGCGGGTTCCCGCTCCAGACGGTGGCGGGCACCGTCCGCGGCACCGGCGAGATGTGGCACACGCTCAAGCAGGCCGATCCCGCCGGGACGACGTTCCGGAAGAAGGTCGACGCGGCCTTCGGTATCGGGATCCCTGGCGGCTGCCGCCGTCCAGTGCCCAATCAGTGGGCGTGCTCCTCGGGGTGGAGCGAATTCGTCCTGATCAGCGACGGGAAGCTCGCCCGCTTCGGCAAACACGGGTACCAGGCTCAGCCGGGCAGCGAGACGCTGGAGTCGGGGCCGAGTTCGGTGTGCGAAACCTGGCAGGTGCTCTGCGGCACGATCTTCGCGCCGAACACCCCGGCCAGGGGAGAGGACGGCAAGACTCCAGGGCAACTGGCCGACGCGCCGGTGAAGGACGGGCAGTCGGGCAAGCTGAAGTCGGCCACCGGGCTGCTCGCCGCCCCTGGTTCGAGCGCGGGGGCTCCGGTCACCGGCGCGGGCGCGACGACGCTCGCCGGTGACGACAAGAGCTGGGCGTTCCACGACGCGGGCAACGGCAACTGGCTGATCGAAACCCAGGCCACGAACTCGGGCAACCCGGACGGGAAAGACCTGATGCTGGACAGTTCGGCCTCGCACCAGGCGAATCTGGTCGACTACGTGCCGGGCGGCGGCTACCAGGGCTGGATGTTCCGTCCGGCCGGTGCCGGTTGGTACAACCTGATGGACAACACCGACGGGACCTGCCTGACCGCGGGCAACGCGGGGGCGGGACTGGTCGCCGCGGAATGCGACGGCCGCGCCGCGCAGCGGTGGCAGCCCGCGGAGCTGAGCGCCGTCCTGCCGCCGACGAAGCAACCGACCGAGGCCCTGGTCTCGAGTGATGGTTTCGCCGTCGACCTCGACTTCGGCGACCGCACCCCAGGCACGAAGATCCAGGCACGCCAACCCAAACCCTGGTGGCCGCAGCCCCAGCAATGGCTCATGCGGGAACAGGGCACGGGAAGCTGGGTGATCGAGACCGGCTACGGCGGCTCCAAGGTGCTCGGCAGGGGGCCGGGCGATCAGGCACAACTGGTCGCCTATTCCGAAGGCGCCGCCGGTCAGCGGTGGTCGCTGGCCGACGCCGGCGGAGGCTGGCTGAGCCTGTCCAACGGCGCGGGCGGCTGCCTGACCTCGGCCGCGGTCGGTGAAGCGCTGCGGATCTCGGCATGCACGGGATCGGCCCAGCAGAAATGGCGCCGGGTCCCGGACGCCGCGCAGGTCCGGTAA
- a CDS encoding phosphotransferase family protein, translating to MSHGSPINSGPTQVAEEILELHGAEFDGATRGRGWTNATWLADEFVVRVAREPGPSDLLREKRLATLLPAEVGYPAIIDAGVRHRHEWVLTRRTVGENLEDVWPSLDHAARARAVEQMWERALHVHRVETAAAVPHARARSPFFPQKAEEVTTSLVRLVKAGELTTSQAAGLGRVLDRFWAVLPDAPRALNHGDLCLPNTLWHDGEVVALLDFEFAVVAATAIDLNEIVKIAFAPGASDERLPLRDVVTRIAGSALTTAGGPDVLLGYSIMLETWLLETELAAGDDADEAGLTASAAMLRAFAEGDGGYFAPLLADLR from the coding sequence ATGTCGCACGGTAGCCCCATCAATTCCGGCCCCACGCAAGTGGCGGAAGAGATCCTCGAGCTGCACGGAGCGGAATTCGATGGCGCAACACGCGGCCGAGGTTGGACCAACGCCACCTGGCTGGCTGACGAGTTCGTCGTCCGTGTCGCGCGCGAGCCGGGTCCGTCGGACCTGCTCCGGGAGAAACGGCTGGCCACACTTCTCCCGGCCGAGGTCGGTTACCCCGCGATCATCGACGCCGGTGTCCGGCACAGGCACGAATGGGTACTGACCCGGCGGACGGTCGGGGAGAACCTCGAGGACGTCTGGCCGTCGCTGGATCATGCTGCCAGGGCGCGAGCGGTCGAACAGATGTGGGAACGGGCGCTCCATGTCCATCGTGTGGAAACGGCCGCGGCCGTACCGCACGCCCGCGCCCGCTCACCGTTCTTCCCGCAGAAGGCGGAGGAGGTGACGACGTCCCTCGTCCGACTTGTCAAAGCAGGAGAACTCACCACGTCCCAGGCCGCGGGGCTCGGCCGGGTGCTCGACCGTTTCTGGGCCGTGTTGCCGGACGCACCGCGGGCGTTGAACCACGGCGATCTCTGCTTGCCGAACACACTGTGGCACGACGGCGAGGTCGTGGCCCTGCTCGACTTCGAGTTCGCCGTCGTCGCGGCCACCGCGATCGACCTCAACGAGATCGTGAAGATCGCCTTCGCGCCGGGTGCCTCCGACGAGCGCCTGCCACTGCGGGACGTGGTGACCCGGATCGCCGGATCCGCACTGACCACCGCAGGCGGGCCGGACGTTCTCCTCGGCTACTCGATCATGCTCGAGACGTGGCTGCTTGAAACGGAACTGGCCGCAGGCGACGACGCCGACGAAGCCGGCCTCACGGCGTCCGCCGCGATGCTTAGAGCGTTCGCCGAGGGTGACGGAGGCTACTTCGCGCCGCTCCTGGCCGATCTCCGCTAA
- a CDS encoding phosphoribosyltransferase family protein has protein sequence MLAAEPVSDGLREGAAVESRARGSTHRPGAAGPDGGSPTGCRTRGCLLGPLVALHFDVGFVEVRKDRVASSDSDVWLQRTTPPDYQDRHLTLGFRKSLVTSGDRVLFVDDWIETGGQANAAHLLVEDAEATWIGAATVVDALHSNQVRRQLNVRSLLHVREL, from the coding sequence ATGCTGGCTGCGGAGCCTGTCTCCGACGGTTTGCGAGAGGGTGCCGCCGTCGAATCTCGTGCGCGAGGGTCCACGCACCGACCAGGTGCAGCCGGTCCGGACGGCGGGAGTCCGACAGGATGTCGAACCCGCGGCTGCCTCCTGGGGCCGCTGGTCGCTCTGCACTTCGACGTCGGGTTCGTCGAGGTTCGCAAAGACCGTGTGGCGTCCAGCGACAGTGATGTCTGGCTGCAGCGAACCACGCCACCGGACTACCAGGACCGCCACCTCACCCTCGGTTTCCGCAAGAGCCTGGTCACCAGTGGCGATCGCGTGCTGTTCGTCGACGACTGGATCGAAACCGGCGGCCAGGCCAACGCCGCCCACCTCCTCGTCGAGGACGCGGAGGCGACCTGGATCGGTGCCGCGACGGTGGTCGACGCACTGCACAGCAACCAGGTTCGGCGACAGCTGAACGTTCGGTCATTGCTGCACGTCCGGGAGCTCTGA
- a CDS encoding NAD(P)-dependent oxidoreductase, whose amino-acid sequence MHLTVLAASGPTGLSLTRQALERGHIVRAVARNPDRITVPDAPGLTKIVADVFHTDEIDSALEGSELVLSGLGVPKGTKPGVLTAGARSAVASGARVIWLGAYGTGPSATVASALNRLVLKGLGAEVADKVESDAMVTEAGGTVFHAGPLTNKPISPHRRAVGLDASPRASSASWSAGTPLPPRCSTKRRTRSSPAG is encoded by the coding sequence ATGCACCTCACCGTTCTCGCCGCGTCCGGCCCGACCGGACTCTCCCTTACCCGGCAGGCACTCGAACGTGGCCACATCGTCAGGGCCGTTGCCCGCAATCCCGACCGGATCACCGTTCCGGACGCCCCTGGGCTGACCAAGATCGTCGCGGACGTGTTCCACACTGACGAGATTGACTCGGCGCTCGAAGGCAGCGAACTGGTGCTGTCCGGACTGGGTGTGCCCAAGGGGACGAAGCCGGGCGTGCTGACCGCGGGCGCCCGGTCGGCGGTGGCGTCGGGCGCCCGCGTCATTTGGCTGGGTGCTTACGGCACAGGCCCCTCGGCCACGGTGGCAAGCGCGCTCAACCGGCTGGTCCTCAAGGGACTCGGAGCGGAGGTCGCCGACAAGGTCGAGTCGGACGCCATGGTCACCGAAGCCGGCGGGACGGTTTTCCACGCCGGACCCCTGACGAACAAACCGATCAGCCCGCACCGGCGCGCCGTCGGGCTCGATGCCTCCCCAAGAGCATCTTCCGCATCATGGTCAGCCGGGACACCGTTGCCGCCGCGATGCTCGACGAAGCGGAGAACCCGCAGTTCCCCGGCCGGGTAG
- a CDS encoding nuclear transport factor 2 family protein, producing MTDVNRLADRVAVTETVARFAWSQDLKDWDGLRAIVADTVTMDVSEHLGTPSQELSADDFVAASRAVLEGFQSTHHSTSNVIVELKGDHATYRSFVVAYHHVPADEVDWLVVRAFWHIDLQRVDNEWRLRYIRVVRKAPFAGNPELYAIAAGSADKGGREASKSTDNVRAVPFRMAAAMSDRDVDKLVANYTDDFDCVMPVHPDRSFRGVEQVRANYTTIFARYSHGLDARVIDSVVDGDRVWTEWEMIGTRADGVVETIRGTVIIRVEDGRARAVRFYLDPVDAPDTSAQLNILD from the coding sequence ATGACTGATGTCAATCGTCTCGCCGACCGGGTCGCTGTCACCGAGACCGTGGCTCGTTTCGCTTGGTCGCAGGATCTCAAGGACTGGGATGGTCTGCGTGCGATCGTTGCCGACACCGTCACGATGGATGTTTCCGAGCACTTGGGTACGCCGTCGCAAGAATTGAGTGCCGATGATTTCGTGGCCGCCAGCCGGGCGGTGCTGGAAGGGTTTCAGAGTACGCACCATTCGACCTCCAACGTCATCGTCGAGCTCAAGGGCGACCACGCTACCTACCGGAGTTTCGTGGTGGCCTACCACCACGTTCCCGCCGACGAGGTCGACTGGCTCGTCGTGCGGGCTTTCTGGCACATCGACCTTCAGCGGGTCGATAACGAATGGCGGCTGAGGTACATCCGCGTCGTGCGGAAGGCGCCTTTCGCAGGCAACCCCGAGCTTTACGCGATCGCTGCGGGGTCTGCGGATAAAGGCGGGCGAGAAGCGAGTAAATCGACTGACAACGTGCGCGCCGTTCCGTTTCGAATGGCTGCGGCGATGTCCGATCGTGACGTCGACAAGCTGGTGGCCAATTACACCGACGACTTCGACTGCGTGATGCCGGTGCACCCCGATCGTTCCTTCCGCGGTGTCGAGCAGGTTCGCGCGAACTACACGACGATTTTCGCCCGGTATTCACACGGCCTGGACGCCAGGGTCATCGATTCCGTGGTGGACGGTGACCGGGTGTGGACGGAGTGGGAGATGATCGGCACGCGGGCCGACGGGGTCGTCGAGACCATCCGCGGCACAGTCATCATCCGGGTCGAGGACGGTCGCGCCAGAGCGGTCCGCTTCTACCTCGATCCGGTCGATGCCCCGGATACATCGGCACAGCTGAACATCCTCGACTGA
- a CDS encoding helix-turn-helix domain-containing protein has protein sequence MPDASTLGMALRERRERTRPEQVGVVGHGRRRTGGLRREELAELAGVSTDHLKRMEQGRRHPSPGVLNALARALRVSRAEYEHLCTLAGYAPVEGQVPRRLSPGARRLVERIESTAVCVLDATWTVVGWNRAWEALACGAPSLHPREGNIPWRVFVGQGGRVMRSPGDDARFRRLLVAELRAASTRYPEDEDLASLITDLQRASAVFAELWANTPTAGQHDSRMLLQHEDLGQIALDCDTVHIPDGDLRAVVFTADPRSADADADDEHFGR, from the coding sequence ATGCCGGACGCGAGCACTCTGGGAATGGCGTTGCGGGAGCGACGTGAACGCACCCGCCCCGAACAAGTGGGTGTCGTCGGTCACGGCCGCAGGCGCACGGGCGGCTTACGCCGGGAAGAGCTCGCCGAACTGGCCGGCGTGTCGACAGATCATCTGAAACGCATGGAGCAGGGCCGTCGGCATCCCTCGCCTGGCGTGTTGAACGCCTTGGCCCGAGCACTCCGGGTGAGCAGGGCGGAGTACGAGCACCTGTGCACGCTGGCCGGTTACGCGCCAGTAGAAGGGCAGGTGCCACGGCGGCTCAGTCCTGGCGCGCGCCGACTCGTGGAGCGGATAGAGAGCACGGCGGTGTGCGTGCTCGACGCCACGTGGACGGTCGTCGGCTGGAACCGGGCTTGGGAAGCACTGGCCTGCGGGGCGCCCTCGCTCCACCCGCGCGAGGGCAACATCCCCTGGCGGGTGTTCGTCGGCCAGGGCGGCCGGGTGATGCGGTCGCCAGGTGACGACGCGCGCTTCCGGCGCCTGCTGGTGGCCGAACTGCGTGCGGCATCGACCCGCTACCCCGAAGACGAAGACCTGGCGTCTTTGATCACCGACCTCCAGCGCGCCAGCGCCGTGTTCGCCGAGCTCTGGGCCAACACGCCCACCGCCGGGCAGCACGACAGCCGGATGCTGCTGCAGCATGAGGACCTGGGGCAGATCGCACTGGACTGCGACACCGTCCACATTCCCGACGGCGACCTGAGGGCGGTCGTGTTCACGGCAGACCCGCGCTCGGCCGACGCGGACGCCGATGACGAACACTTCGGCCGGTGA